In Beggiatoa leptomitoformis, the genomic window AAGTTAAGTATGCTAACTTATTTTTACGTCTAATAAAATTAGTCATCATTATCTTTCTTAGCGATTGAACCCTGTTTTTAAAAAACAGAGATTCAATCGTTTTTCTATTTTAGCTTTTTACCCAACCAATCTAACATGTAATCGGCGATGGTTTGCCAATGCAGTTCTAGCATCATGCCATGTGCTGTTTTTGGGAAAACGTGAACATCGGCGCGATGGGATGACGCTGTCCAATGGACTATTGCAGGGGGAAAAAATACATCGTTTTCCGCACCCAATACTAACATGGGTACATTGTCGGGACGATGTGGGGGCATGTCTAAATTCATCATGTCTAAAACAGCTTGATGTGATTCATTTTGCATGTACATGAAATATTCTTCGACTTTTTTGTCGGGCATTTCTGGGGAGAAAAGCGCGCGTTTCATGGCAACAGGGTTAACAAAATGTGTCCCAAAGTTTTGTAAAACACCAAATTGTTGAAATAGTAATGGGTCAGTCAATGACATGTAAAATGCGGAACTGCCTATTCCGTTAGGTGATACGGAGTTCATGAGTATTACTGCACGGCAAGGATGTTTTTCCATATACTTTTGTGCAACCATCCCACCCATAGAGTGTCCTACAATAATCGGGGCTTGTTCTAATGTGGCTGTAACACTTTTAACATCTTCAATATAATCATTAATTCCTGCACTACGCAAATTTCCGCCACTTTTTCCATGTCCTCGTAGGCTCACGGCATACGCAGGATAGCCTTGTTTGGCAAAGTAGGAGAGGAAGTGGACATCCCAACAAATCGCACCAATAAAAGCACCATGTATAAAAACAATGGGGGGTTTATTGGTGGGGGTTTTAGGTAATCGTTTTATAACTTCTAGTTCCATGTTAATTGTCGTCGCGCTGAAAAGAATATTATTGCATAGATTGCTTCTACTCTAACACCGTTACAGTCTCATCTTGTCAGTGTAAAGCGGTATGTTGTTGTGCCATCAATGTCGCCCATTGGATTAAAACGTTGTTCGCAGAATTCTACTGCGCCATTGGTGTTGACACGTAAAACGGTTGAACTCCGTGTGCCGTAGTCGGGGCTAGTGATAAATAGGGGGGAGAGTAGGCGTTCCCATGCCAAACTTACGCCTGTTTGTGGGAGTTGTGCATCTTCTGCAAGGGTTTTGTCAGAAAGAAGGGCAAGCAGTTCTGTGAGTTGAAAGTCATGATGCATGAGGGATTGTAAATGTGCTTTGCCTTTTTGCACTTTAACCCATGGGGTATCAAGGAATTGGTTGCTGAGTCCATAGATACCTGCCATTAATTTTTGTGGGCTGGTTTGTCGATTGCTGTAGTAGTACAGGTCTTGTTGTATGTTGCCAGCAATGAGATTAAACCCTTGATAGTCAGCGGATTGTTGTTGACAGATTTGTAGGTAGGTTGGTGTAGATTGTTGGCTGTGTAGATAGTTGCTGACCAGCGCGCCACGGGAAAATTTGGGGTTTATAGGGGTTTGTTGGGGTTCACGGTAGTTGGTAACAGCGGCAAAGCGTCCTTGTTGGGTGATGCCCACCCATGTTCCACCACTTTGTAAATCACGTCCTGCAAGCAGTTGTGGGGAGCTTTCCCAAAAGTGGGCGGGTGCAGTGGGACGTGCATGAAATTCGTCACGGTTAGCTGCGACAATAAGGGGGTAAAGCGGATGAGTATTGTAGGCAAAGAGTATGAGGCACATGGGATTAAAATGGTGTAGGTGGGGTTACACCATTTTATCAGTTGGTTTACTTAATGGTGCGAGCATTCCAAAACGAAGGTCGGGATTAGTCGTTTGAGTTAGAATTGTGTCATCTGTTTGAATAAGGCGTGTGCTATCGGCATAGTTCAATCGGCGTTAT contains:
- a CDS encoding alpha/beta hydrolase, which gives rise to MELEVIKRLPKTPTNKPPIVFIHGAFIGAICWDVHFLSYFAKQGYPAYAVSLRGHGKSGGNLRSAGINDYIEDVKSVTATLEQAPIIVGHSMGGMVAQKYMEKHPCRAVILMNSVSPNGIGSSAFYMSLTDPLLFQQFGVLQNFGTHFVNPVAMKRALFSPEMPDKKVEEYFMYMQNESHQAVLDMMNLDMPPHRPDNVPMLVLGAENDVFFPPAIVHWTASSHRADVHVFPKTAHGMMLELHWQTIADYMLDWLGKKLK
- a CDS encoding NRDE family protein, whose protein sequence is MCLILFAYNTHPLYPLIVAANRDEFHARPTAPAHFWESSPQLLAGRDLQSGGTWVGITQQGRFAAVTNYREPQQTPINPKFSRGALVSNYLHSQQSTPTYLQICQQQSADYQGFNLIAGNIQQDLYYYSNRQTSPQKLMAGIYGLSNQFLDTPWVKVQKGKAHLQSLMHHDFQLTELLALLSDKTLAEDAQLPQTGVSLAWERLLSPLFITSPDYGTRSSTVLRVNTNGAVEFCEQRFNPMGDIDGTTTYRFTLTR